In Bordetella genomosp. 10, the genomic window GGACGCCTATCGCGCCGCCTATCGCTCGGCCCTGCGCATGCGCGACGACGGCGTGCTGAACAGCGTCGGCAAGATGACGCACTTCGCCAACGCCGACGGCCCGGAGGGCATCGCGGCCCAGATGGCGGTGTTCGACCGCGTCACCGAAGGCCTGCCCGGCCCGGTCAGCGTCTCCAATTCCGCGGCCACCCTGCGCTATCCCGCCGTCTCGCTGGCGCGCGACGACCACGGCGCGTGGGTGCGCCCCGGCATCTGCCTGTATGGCGGCACGCCTTTCGCCGACGCCGGCGCCGACAGCTTCGGCCTGCGTCCGGCCATGACCCTGGCCTCGCGCCTCATCGGCGTGCAGGAACTGCGGGCCGGCGACGCCGTGGGCTACGGCGGCCTGTTCCGCGCCGAGGGGCCGCTGCGCGTGGGCGTGGTGGCCTGCGGCTACGCCGACGGCTACCCGCGCCATGCCGGCACCGGCACGCCGGTCACGGTGGCCGGCGTGCGCACGCGCCTGCTGGGCCGCGTTTCCATGGACATGCTGGCGGTCGACCTGACGCCGGCGCCGGCGGCCGGCATCGGCGCGCCGGTGGTGCTGTGGGGCGAGGGCGGCCCGGCGGTCGACGAAGTGGCCCAGGCGGCCGGAACAATCGGGTACGAATTGTTATGCGCCCTGGCGCCGCGGGTGCCGCTCCAGGTCGTGCCGTAACACGGTGAAAGCAGCGGCCCGGCGTAGCGGGGCAAAAGCAAGACAGCCGGGGCCCGGATGGTGTCTACTTGGGACTTCTCTTCAATGCAGATTCGAGGTTGTTCCCATGAAAGACAAATGCGTGCTGGTCACCGGCGCCACCAAGGGCATAGGCTGGGCGCTTACCCGCCGTCTGGCCGATATGGGCTGTCACGTGGTGGGAATCGCCCGGCATACCAATGACGTCGATTTCCCGGGTTATCTATACGCCTGCGACCTGGCCGATGCCGGCAAGACCGAGGACGTGCTGCGCGAGATCCGCGAAAAATTCCCCGTCGACGCCATCGTCAACAACGTCGGCCTGGTGCTGCCCCAGCCCTTGGGCTCGGTGGAACTGGCCTCGCTCTACAACGTGCTGGACCTGAACGTGCGCGTGGCCGTGCAGGTGGTGCAGGCCTTCGTCGAATCGATGAAGGCGCGCCGTTCGGGCCGCATCGTCAACGTGGTCAGCCGCGCCATCCACGGCAGCCAGGAGCGCACCAGCTATTCGGCGGCCAAGGCCGCGCTGGTCGGTTGCACGCAGACCTGGGCGCTGGAACTGGCCGACTACGGCGTCACGGTCAACGCCGTCGCGCCGGGCCCCATCGAAACCGAATTGTTCCGCGCCAGCCGGCCGGTCGGCAGCGAAGGGGAAAAGCGCGTGTTGGCCGGCATTCCCATGAAGCGCCTGGGCAGCCCGGCGGAAGTG contains:
- the alr gene encoding alanine racemase, whose product is MPRPIHATISVDALAHNLDVVRNHLHQAALAATAAQGQPLAPPSIWAVIKANAYGHGIEPAVRGFRQAQGLAMLDLNEAVRCREAGWGGPILLLEGFFEPADVEVLDRYHLTTAVHHADQLAILAEGRRSRRLDIFMKLNSGMNRLGFAPDAYRAAYRSALRMRDDGVLNSVGKMTHFANADGPEGIAAQMAVFDRVTEGLPGPVSVSNSAATLRYPAVSLARDDHGAWVRPGICLYGGTPFADAGADSFGLRPAMTLASRLIGVQELRAGDAVGYGGLFRAEGPLRVGVVACGYADGYPRHAGTGTPVTVAGVRTRLLGRVSMDMLAVDLTPAPAAGIGAPVVLWGEGGPAVDEVAQAAGTIGYELLCALAPRVPLQVVP
- a CDS encoding SDR family oxidoreductase — its product is MKDKCVLVTGATKGIGWALTRRLADMGCHVVGIARHTNDVDFPGYLYACDLADAGKTEDVLREIREKFPVDAIVNNVGLVLPQPLGSVELASLYNVLDLNVRVAVQVVQAFVESMKARRSGRIVNVVSRAIHGSQERTSYSAAKAALVGCTQTWALELADYGVTVNAVAPGPIETELFRASRPVGSEGEKRVLAGIPMKRLGSPAEVAAAIAFLLSDDAGFITGQVLGVDGGGSIAGRG